The Exiguobacterium aurantiacum DSM 6208 genome includes a window with the following:
- the treR gene encoding trehalose operon repressor, whose translation MRNGVLAAESKLPSETELMHTYDASRGTVRKALDFLQEHGYVRKHHGKGVFVLRRDQIEFQFNGIVSFSEVYASMLGRSIQTTVASFEEIEAPPWLAERMNLEPETRMYRIERVRNFDGENVILDVNYFVKDLVPGLTREIAERSIYEYVERELGLQISYAKRKIAAEDVTALDRIRLDLHDYDYVIVITNDTFLYEGRQFEYTESRHRLDKFQFSDVARR comes from the coding sequence ATGCGAAACGGTGTCCTCGCCGCGGAGTCGAAGTTGCCGTCGGAGACCGAACTCATGCACACGTACGACGCGAGCCGCGGCACGGTCCGCAAGGCGCTCGATTTCTTGCAAGAGCACGGCTACGTCCGGAAGCATCACGGCAAAGGCGTCTTCGTCTTGCGGCGCGACCAGATCGAGTTTCAGTTCAACGGGATCGTCAGCTTCTCGGAAGTGTACGCGAGCATGCTCGGCCGTTCCATCCAGACGACGGTCGCGTCGTTCGAGGAGATCGAGGCACCGCCTTGGCTCGCCGAACGGATGAACCTCGAGCCGGAGACGAGGATGTACCGGATCGAGCGGGTGCGAAATTTCGATGGCGAGAACGTCATCTTGGACGTGAACTACTTCGTCAAAGACCTCGTTCCCGGCCTGACGAGAGAGATCGCCGAGCGGTCGATCTATGAGTACGTCGAGCGTGAGCTCGGCCTTCAGATCAGTTACGCCAAACGAAAGATCGCCGCCGAGGACGTGACGGCGCTCGACCGGATCCGGCTCGATCTGCACGACTACGACTACGTCATCGTCATCACGAACGACACGTTCCTGTACGAGGGGCGACAGTTCGAATATACGGAGTCCCGTCACCGGCTCGACAAGTTCCAGTTCAGTGACGTGGCCCGCCGCTAA
- the treP gene encoding PTS system trehalose-specific EIIBC component — protein sequence MKADYRQIAADILEAIGGKDNVDKAAHCVTRLRLSLKDQSKVDEAKVKEADLVKGAFENSGVYQVVIGAGDVERVYAEFIKLAGLEAATVAEVKSAGGKKMNPLQKLVKVFSDVFMPIIPAIIVAGLLMGINNLLASEGLFVDNATLIEAYPNLQGLWDLINMMANTAFVFLPALVGWSATKRFGGSEVLGIVMGLLLVHPDLLNAWGYGQAALEGDVPTFDILGLFEIEKVGYQGQILPILAAAFILSHIEIFLKKHVPNAIQLLVVPITAIVVTGFLALAIVGPVTRGLGNIIAMSLVNVFEAIPVVGALLFGLFYAPLVVTGMHHLFIAIDLQLVAETGGTFIWPMIALSNIAQGSAALAMFVVYKHNAKQKSMASTSAISAYFGITEPAMFGVNLPNKFPFYSAMIGSATAAIFITLNNVQAIGIGVGGLPGFLSIFTDKILLFIVGMIIAIVVPFVLTLVLSKRYMKKGEIEQNKVA from the coding sequence ATGAAGGCAGATTATCGTCAAATCGCGGCGGATATCCTCGAAGCCATCGGGGGCAAGGATAACGTCGACAAGGCGGCGCACTGTGTCACGCGGCTCCGTCTCTCACTGAAAGACCAGTCGAAAGTCGACGAGGCGAAAGTGAAAGAAGCCGACCTCGTCAAAGGAGCATTCGAGAACTCGGGTGTGTACCAAGTCGTCATCGGGGCGGGGGACGTCGAACGCGTCTACGCCGAGTTCATCAAGCTCGCCGGACTTGAGGCGGCGACGGTCGCCGAGGTCAAATCGGCCGGCGGCAAGAAGATGAACCCGCTTCAAAAACTCGTCAAAGTATTCTCGGACGTCTTCATGCCAATCATTCCGGCCATCATCGTCGCCGGTCTATTGATGGGGATCAACAACTTGCTCGCGTCGGAAGGCTTGTTCGTCGACAATGCGACGCTCATCGAGGCGTACCCGAACTTGCAAGGGCTGTGGGACCTCATTAACATGATGGCGAACACGGCGTTCGTCTTCCTGCCGGCACTCGTCGGTTGGTCGGCGACGAAACGGTTCGGCGGCAGCGAAGTACTCGGGATCGTCATGGGTCTCTTGCTCGTCCACCCGGATCTCTTGAACGCCTGGGGTTACGGTCAAGCGGCGCTTGAAGGCGACGTTCCGACGTTCGACATCCTCGGCTTGTTCGAGATTGAGAAAGTCGGCTATCAAGGTCAAATCTTGCCGATTTTGGCTGCGGCCTTCATCTTGAGCCATATTGAGATCTTCTTGAAGAAACATGTGCCGAACGCGATCCAGCTTCTCGTCGTGCCGATCACGGCCATCGTCGTCACCGGTTTCCTCGCGCTCGCGATTGTTGGTCCGGTCACGCGTGGTCTCGGTAACATCATCGCGATGAGCCTCGTCAACGTGTTCGAGGCGATTCCGGTCGTCGGGGCGCTCCTCTTCGGATTGTTCTATGCACCGCTCGTCGTCACGGGGATGCACCACTTGTTCATCGCCATCGACTTGCAGCTCGTCGCTGAGACGGGTGGTACGTTCATCTGGCCGATGATCGCTTTGTCGAACATCGCCCAAGGTTCGGCCGCACTCGCGATGTTCGTCGTTTACAAGCACAACGCGAAACAAAAGAGCATGGCGTCGACGTCGGCGATCTCCGCTTACTTCGGGATCACCGAGCCGGCCATGTTCGGGGTCAACTTGCCGAACAAGTTCCCGTTCTACTCGGCGATGATCGGATCGGCGACAGCCGCCATCTTTATCACGCTCAATAACGTCCAAGCGATCGGAATCGGTGTCGGGGGACTCCCTGGTTTCCTCTCGATCTTCACGGACAAGATCCTTCTCTTCATCGTCGGGATGATCATCGCGATCGTCGTCCCGTTCGTCTTGACGCTCGTCTTGTCGAAACGTTACATGAAGAAAGGTGAGATCGAACAGAATAAAGTAGCATGA